The sequence CAAGCAAAGCTTCACCAGCCGCTCCCCATCGCTCCGCACCCTCACATTACCACCTTAACCataccccgccccccaccccagccgtgAAAAGGCTGTCCTCCACGAAGCCGGTCCCTGGGGCCAAAAAGGCCGGGACCACTGATCCAGAGCACAGTTCTCCAAGTGTCTGATGACTGACTGTCACACCAACTTCACGGCTCCCACCCAGGACAACGCGTAATATTTTATGCCAGTCTCCAGTCAACAGGCAGCCTGTTTGACCATCTGAGTCTCCGTTTCCTCGGGGTAAAGCGACAGTTGAGCGGGGTCCTCGACACAGCCCTGGAGGGACGAAATCTCCAGCCCAGGGGCCGGGACGTCCTGTCCCATGcctcttggctgctcctcccctCGGGGGACCCCCAGACGTGGATCCTGCAGGGAGGCAACTGAAGGTGCAGTCACCAAACAGACTCAAACTTCCCCCCAAACCATGCCAAACGCCGAGCAGTTGCTGTGATTTATTAATCTGCCAGGATCTTTGCAAGATTTTAATGTGGTATTTGGAGTCTATTTAACTGGGTAACAAAAATACCCAACACCAGAAACCGTAAATAATTATCACATCCATCGGGCCTTTCATATGAAGACTGGTACTGGCTTCCCCTCCAAGCTGCTCAATTTTcaactttttcctctctctgtttgGAACAAGCTCCCACTCATCAAAGAAGGCGCCAACCCGGGGGTTTCGGGGAGCACCAAAGAGGAACCCTGCAAGTCTGTGATTAGAATGCAAGAGGGAGGATCaaggtaattaatttttttaacttagtttCTCCATCAGCTTCTGCAAAgccatgtgaattatatctgctTATGTAAATAAAGCTAACGGGTGATAACATTAATTAGCAGAATAAAACTTTTGCTCATCCGGCTGGAGATAGGTAGTTGGGGGTGAGgattaatttctgttttaattggaAATTTACATGTGCGGCAGCTTGGCCTCCATCGGCGAACAATCAGATTCCAAGTCCCTTCAAACGTGTTGGCTTCCAAAAGGGCAAGGGACCCATCCGCCTTTCAAGGGGGCTTCACTTCAGTTCCCCAGCCAGCGTGGAGTCGGCTAATCAAAGCGTGAGAAGCGTCCTGGGTGGGGCTGGCTCCTTCGGGGGTCAGCACCCTGGCCTCCCACCTCCAGCAGACAGGTCCCCGGGTCCAGGCCTGAGCTGCCACTGGGTGGGACGGTGAAGCGATTAGGCAAGACCCCGCCATGGGGAGGGTCACGTGGAGAGgaccccacccaggtgccctgccCCTCCAGGAAGGCGTCTGTCGGTGATGAACAAGGCAAGGAAGAAGGTATGCGGGGGGTGTTGGCCTGACCGCACCTGCACGGGGCGGGGGGGCCCCCTCAGACTCTGCTCACAAAGAGGGCACCGCTCCGGGCCCACCTGGAGTCAGCCGGTGGGGCCCGGGGACCCTCCCATTCTCCACAGTTGAGAGCACAGAGGGTGAGACCTAGGCATCAGGGCTTGGTCCCAGTGGCTCCGAGACCCCTTCCACCCTGACAGGCTCCTCCTGACCTCCCAGGGGAAATGCTGTTTTCAGGTCACTTGGAAGCCCTAGGAGGGCAGTCTCGGGATGTTTGAGTGAGGGAGACTTTCTGGGGCTCCCGAAGGCACCTCACCCCACAAATCGGGATGGCCCATCTCACCCGGTGGGGCAGGGGGTCCCCGGGGAGAGCGGCGGTTCGGGTGGTCCTCTCTGAGCTCCCCATCCAACCACAAGCCTCCTGTGATGGAGAGTAAAGAGGAGAGTCGTCCTGCCTCCGTCCCTCCTCATCCTGCTCCGGGGAGACGGCGGCAGGGCCACCCGCAGTCCTCACGTAACggctccttcctctcttccaagGGGCGCCTCTCCACTCCCTGCCAGGCTGCTTCCAGCTTCTCCATCAACAGCTCGGCCGCCCGAAACAACGGAAAGAAGCTTTGTAGGAGCGCGTGCAGCCCCCTCAGCTGGGCCAGGAGCCCTTCCCTGCGCTCCCCTGACCCTCCTGACTGCCGCCCTGAGGCTCCAAAGAGGAAGCTGACCGGAGCTGCAGCAGGTGGAAGCCGGGACACACACGAGGAAGGACTCCGGAACCCCAGGGTGACGGTTCCAGGAGCGCCCCCAGCCCGGTGCGGTGTGCAGCCCTGTTCGGACCTCAGAGACACAGTCACATCCCTGACCACGGAGCCCTGTGGCCTCGGCCTCACATGGCGTTCCATCCGATCAGGGCCCACATCACACAGGCGGAGGCTGGCCTCCACGATAGACTGGCCTCTGCCAGGGCTTCTCACCTACAGAGGGAGACACCCAGGATGGAGGCCAGGTCACCAACGGCCTCAGCCTATCTCTCAGCCCCAtaagaggggtgggggtgggagtggggggcaggaggaCCCTCTTCTCTGCAGAGCCAGCACAGAGGGCTGGCAGGAAAGCAGCGGCCTGGGGACTGGGCTCCCCGTGTGATGCTTGTGTCCTGGCTCCTGTTTCCCCATCAcatcctccccgccccctcctgccctgtgctccttccctcccatctctccatcCGCGCCTCACCCGACCATCTCTCACCCGACCCTGAtgcccctctgtcctggaagacAGGACCCCTGCTGAACTTGCAGTCACAAGGGAACCAAATCGCAGGTGCTCCCGGGAGCGCTGGGACCCAGGGTCCTCACCTGCAGCATGGGGGCGCTAATGCCCACCAAGAGGCTGTGACCAGGGTCCCAGAGGGCCAACCCCCCTCACTATCCCAGGGCCTCTCCCCGCCGCGAgggccacccaccccaccccccactatCCTAGGTCCTCTCCCCGCCACGAGGGCCACCCACCTCCCCACTATCCCAGGTCCTCTCCCCTTCACAGCTGCTCCCGGCCTAGCCAGCCCATCAAGGCTGCCACTCTGACTTCCCGCCTTGATTCATTAGCCACTTGGGACAAAGTGGACATCCCACAACACCGCGGACCCGGCCCCGGGGGCTCTGCTGGCACCAGACGCCCGCCCAGGTGTGTCTGGCAAAGAGCCTCGGGGCGGGAGAAGCAGAGGCACTGCACGCTTTATTGACAATCTCGGGACTGCGCTAGCCCAGCCAGGGGGCGCCCCCGCTGGGGGAAGCGGCCTCCGGCACAGGGAAGGCGCTGCCCGCTGCGGCGGGCGCGGGCGCCAGCAGCACCAGGCCGGGCTGGGGGCCGGCGCCCGCGTGCGCGTAGCTCAGCGCCAGCTGCTCCAGGCGCCGCTTGCGCAGCGCCGCCCGTGCCGTGCTGTGCAGGGGCCGCAGCAGCGCGGGGGGCGGCGCGCCCGGGCCCCGCAGCAGGAAGTCGAAGCCCGTGCGGTCGTGCGGGTCGTAGAAGAGCGGCCCGCGAGCCGGGTCGGGCCCCGGCGGCCAGGCGAACGGGAAGGGCAGCGTGAAGTCCTCCGTGAGCACGCGGATGGCGAAGTCGTTCTCCTTGCCCAGCGCGCGGTAGGCGCGCCCGATGCCGCGGAAGTGCGCCTCCCACAGCTGCGCGTCCCCGCCGTAGATGTCCGGGAACGGGGGCTCCTGGGGCGCGGCGGGGCCTGCGGGCAGGGATCGGAGCGGCCAGAGATAAGCGACTCCCGCAGCCACCCCCGCTGAGCCAGAGGGGCCAAGGGGGGCGACGTGGAGACAGAGAGGGGGAGGGGTACCGGAGAGGGAGACTAATTTCCAGGGACAGCGCTAAGGAGCTGTGAGCGGCAGAAAGGCCCGGAGGGGTGTGTTAGAATATAGCCACTACATACTATTTGGGCGGAAAGTTTCAGAAGGGGAGGAGTCTGGATAGCTTTGCGGGGAGCTCGCAGAGCCTGCTGTGGACCTGGGGTCATCCCCAGAGAGCAGGGATGACCTGATGACTCTCAGTGGAAAGTCGATCCTGGGCCTGGGCAGAGGATGGACCGCGGGGGAGGGGGACAGAGCCAGGTGAGGGTGAATTCGAAGGAGGACTCAGAAGGGCCAGCATGGAGGGGCCAGAGCCGGCCTTGTGTCAacagatggggggaggggggagccctGCCTGGGCACGGGGAATCTGGGACCCAGGGGGCTGACCAGCTTGACCAGCTTCACCAGGGAGAAGGATCTGGTTGGAAGCTGGGCTGGTGCTTTGTCCGTGGGATACCCCCTTCCCCCTCACTCCAGGAGCACATTCCAGGAGAAATGGGGACATGGCTGATCGCTGACTCACACATGGATTCCCAGGAGGCGGGGGTCTGGTGAAATCCAGGGGTCCGCGCTCAGATATCACGTGTGTATGGACGCAGCACTGTGCCCCTGGGTGGGGGCCTCTGCACCCGTGAGGCCCATCCATCCATGGTCCCAGGAAGCAGCCCAAGCCGCCACTCCAAGCCCACACCTTCTATGAGCTGCTAGGAGAGACCCTTCCCCcttgcccccttccttccttcagcaAAGTGCTTAGCTCTGGGGATACTGAACTCAACGATGCAACCATGGGCCCTCCCTGGGTATAGATAAGCCTCTGGGGACACAGGACCAACTGGGCAGCTCCTTGGAGACAAGGCAGGACTCATGgggagggcctgggaggaggggatggaTGAGCCCATACAAGGCTCTGAGCGTGAGTTCTTAGgtcctccccccacacccctgtGAGGGGCAACAGCACTCAGCCTGTTTTCCTGGTGAGAATGCAGACCCAGAGAGGCCCGCCGTGAACTGATGGCCGCAGGAGCGCCCCCGTGCCCACCATCCTGCTAGGGGCCCCTGGATGATGACTCTCCTCCCCTGGTAAGTACCCTGGGGCATCTGCTGTGCGCCAGGCTCCGCCACAGCTGTGTACCGCACACACTCGGCTTctcccaggccagggacaggagccagcagacctgggtcaGAGGTGCTTCCTTCACCTGGGAGAGCGTGGTCTGGATTCTGgattccctgagcctcagtttccccatctgaaaaatggaaacagttgaGCCTGTTCTGCCATCCTTGTGGATAAAGAGGTCATGAACCTTTGTGACCCTCTTTGTCAGGTCCTCCTGTGAACCGCTTTGTCAGTGGGAAGTGCCTTCCTAGCTCAGCACCAAAGCGGTTGCTTCCAGAATCACAGACCCAGGTGGACTGGCTCTGAGCAGGGTGTGAGGCCAGAGGGGCTGGCTCGGGGCCCACTGCACTCAGCACCTTGGACAGGTCCGAGGCAGCCTTGCAGGAGCCTCAGATTTGGATGGCAGAATGGCTGTGCCCCCACCCCGGGCAGCCTGTCCTGTCCACTGGGACACCTCCTCCCTGAAGGCCTCCAGGGTGAGTGGCCGGAGGCACAGCACTGCACTGGTGTCCACAGCACTGGCCCGGCCTCACACTTAG is a genomic window of Cervus elaphus chromosome 21, mCerEla1.1, whole genome shotgun sequence containing:
- the LOC122679603 gene encoding uncharacterized protein LOC122679603 isoform X4; translation: MPQGPAAPQEPPFPDIYGGDAQLWEAHFRGIGRAYRALGKENDFAIRVLTEDFTLPFPFAWPPGPDPARGPLFYDPHDRTGFDFLLRGPGAPPPALLRPLHSTARAALRKRRLEQLALSYAHAGAGPQPGLVLLAPAPAAAGSAFPVPEAASPSGGAPWLG
- the LOC122679603 gene encoding uncharacterized protein LOC122679603 isoform X2, coding for MASPCSGDPSPAGLPPCPVATPDGETEAQGIQNPDHALPGEGSTSDPGPAAPQEPPFPDIYGGDAQLWEAHFRGIGRAYRALGKENDFAIRVLTEDFTLPFPFAWPPGPDPARGPLFYDPHDRTGFDFLLRGPGAPPPALLRPLHSTARAALRKRRLEQLALSYAHAGAGPQPGLVLLAPAPAAAGSAFPVPEAASPSGGAPWLG
- the LOC122679603 gene encoding uncharacterized protein LOC122679603 isoform X3; the encoded protein is MASPCSGDPSPAGLPPCPVATPGPAAPQEPPFPDIYGGDAQLWEAHFRGIGRAYRALGKENDFAIRVLTEDFTLPFPFAWPPGPDPARGPLFYDPHDRTGFDFLLRGPGAPPPALLRPLHSTARAALRKRRLEQLALSYAHAGAGPQPGLVLLAPAPAAAGSAFPVPEAASPSGGAPWLG
- the LOC122679603 gene encoding uncharacterized protein LOC122679603 isoform X1; the protein is MASPCSGDPSPAGLPPCPVATPDGETEAQGIQNPDHALPGEGSTSDPGLLAPVPGLGEAECVRYTAVAEPGAQQMPQGPAAPQEPPFPDIYGGDAQLWEAHFRGIGRAYRALGKENDFAIRVLTEDFTLPFPFAWPPGPDPARGPLFYDPHDRTGFDFLLRGPGAPPPALLRPLHSTARAALRKRRLEQLALSYAHAGAGPQPGLVLLAPAPAAAGSAFPVPEAASPSGGAPWLG